One genomic window of Gossypium hirsutum isolate 1008001.06 chromosome D11, Gossypium_hirsutum_v2.1, whole genome shotgun sequence includes the following:
- the LOC107913281 gene encoding BTB/POZ and TAZ domain-containing protein 4, with amino-acid sequence MGKMEEFITKQTCQGANKVFPAPPPLPGPATNCRRKGSLMKNGSAIRGNNCAATATRALWDRLFDGGYKTDVIIKTDNGGIICAHSNILGMASPVLRGMLKQAKGFGHRRPISIHIHGVPQDAVRAFIRFLYSSSYEKEEMKEFVLPLLVMSHTYVVPQLKRVCEQQLEHGLLTIENVVDAFQLSLLCDAPRLTLITHRMIVMTCKAVRETEGWKAMKKSNPALEKELLESMMDEEHERDIMMQKEKNRKSNEQRIYLQLCEAMEALVHIFRDGCRTIGPHDKDLKEHQTPCDYGDCCKGLELLVRHFASCKLRVPGGCIHCKRMWQLLELHSRLCIDSNSCRVPLCRNLKEKIRKQSKKDEIKWKILVKRILRTKRIGGAPIFVSSNSNSSP; translated from the exons ATGGGGAAGATGGAAGAATTTATTACAAAGCAAACTTGTCAAGGTGCCAATAAGGTTTTTCCAGCGCCCCCTCCATTACCTGGTCCAGCTACAAATTGTAGGCGGAAGGGGTCACTAATGAAGAATGGGTCAGCCATAAGAGGAAACAATTGTGCGGCGACAGCAACCAGGGCTTTGTGGGATAGGCTCTTTGATGGAGGCTATAAAACTGATGTTATCATTAAAACTGATAATGGTGGCATCATCTGTGCGCATTCTAATATTCTT GGCATGGCTTCTCCTGTACTAAGAGGCATGTTGAAACAAGCAAAAGGATTTGGTCACAGAAGACCAATTTCAATCCATATCCATGGTGTTCCACAAGATGCAGTTCGGGCTTTCATTCGATTCTTGTACTCTTCCAG TTATGAGAAAGAAGAAATGAAGGAATTTGTGTTGCCATTGTTGGTGATGTCACACACATATGTTGTTCCTCAGCTGAAGCGAGTTTGTGAACAGCAACTTGAGCATGGCTTGCTTACTATAGAAAATGTAGTTGATGCCTTCCAGCTTTCTTTACTGTGTGATGCGCCTCGACTAACGCTGATCACTCACCGTATGATCGTAATGACCTGCAAGGCAGTTCGCGAAACTGAAGGGTGGAAAGCAATGAAGAAGAGCAATCCAGCACTTGAAAAAGAACTTCTTGAATCCATGATGGATGAAGAACATGAGAGGGATATCATG ATGCAAAAGGAGAAAAACAGGAAATCAAATGAGCAGAGGATCTACCTTCAATTATGTGAAGCAATGGAGGCTCTTGTTCACATATTCAGAGATGGTTGCAGGACAATTGGACCACATGACAAGGATTTGAAAGAACACCAAACTCCCTGCGATTATGGAGACTGTTGTAAAGGGTTAGAATTGCTTGTTCGCCATTTTGCTAGTTGCAAGTTGAGAGTCCCTGGCGGCTGCATTCATTGCAAAAGAATGTGGCAGCTACTGGAGTTACATTCCCGTCTCTGCATTGATTCAAATTCGTGCCGAGTTCCTTTGTGCAG GAACCTCAAGGAGAAGATCAGGAAACAAAGCAAGAAGGACGAAATCAAGTGGAAAATACTTGTGAAAAGGATattaagaacaaagagaattggaggTGCACCAATTTTTGTGTCCTCTAATTCCAACTCTTCACCATAA